A genomic segment from Capra hircus breed San Clemente chromosome 15, ASM170441v1, whole genome shotgun sequence encodes:
- the LOC102182812 gene encoding olfactory receptor 51F2-like, which produces MPSFNQSIFHPTVFFLTGIPGFETYHAWVFIPFCCLYVIAISGNGMILFIIITESSLHEPMYYFLSMLSFTDLGLCLSTLVTMVGIFWFNTREISFDACIGQMFFIHGFTFMESSVLLAMAFDRYIAICNPLRYATILTNSRIIKVGFAIVIRGTTALIPLLLLLKRLSFCGSHVLHHSYCFHPDVMKLSCTDTKINSAFGLAIVISTAALDSVLILLSYVLIIHSVLGIASSEEQKKAFGTCVSHISAVAIFYIPMISLSLVHRFGKHAPPLVHTLIANIYLLIPPVMNPIIYSVKTKKIHKAIVKMVLSKKI; this is translated from the coding sequence ATGCCATCCTTCAATCAGAGCATTTTCCACCCTACAGTCTTCTTTCTTACTGGCATCCCTGGTTTTGAAACCTACCATGCCTGGGTCTTCATCCCATTCTGCTGTCTCTATGTCATTGCTATCTCAGGGAACGGCATGATCTTGTTCATCATCATCACTGAGTCAAGCCTTCATGAGCCCATGTACTATTTCCTCTCCATGCTATCCTTCACAGACCTAGGACTATGCCTTTCCACACTGGTCACCATGGTGGGTATTTTCTGGTTCAACACTCGAGAAATCAGCTTTGATGCCTGCATTGGCCAAATGTTCTTCATCCATGGTTTCACATTCATGGAGTCCTCCGTCCTCCTTGCAATGGCCTTTGATCGCTATATTGCCATCTGTAACCCTCTGAGATATGCCACAATCTTAACCAATTCAAGAATCATCAAAGTGGGCTTTGCAATTGTTATTAGGGGGACAACAGCTCTGATTCCTTTACTCCTGCTCCTTAAGCGTCTGTCCTTCTGTGGAAGTCATGTTCTGCACCATTCATATTGCTTCCACCCTGATGTGATGAAGCTTTCATGCACAGACACCAAGATTAACAGTGCATTTGGCCTGGCCATTGTCATCTCTACCGCTGCCTTGGACTCTGTCTTGATCCTCCTCTCCTATGTCCTGATCATCCACTCTGTGCTCGGCATTGCCTCCTCAGAGGAGCAGAAAAAGGCCTTTGGAACGTGTGTATCCCACATAAGTGCCGTTGCCATCTTCTACATCCCCATGATCAGTTTGTCACTCGTACATAGATTTGGGAAGCATGCCCCTCCCCTTGTACATACTCTCATTGCCAACATTTATCTGCTCATCCCTCCTGTAATGAATCCCATAATCTACAGtgtgaagacaaagaaaattcacAAGGCCATAGTCAAAATGGttctttctaaaaaaatttaG